The DNA window taaattaatttaacctaCATTAAACAATAATCTAATAAACtgaattaacctaattaaattatctaaaatcTAATTAGATTAACCTAATAATCTAATTTTACAATCCATTAACCTAGTTTATAATctaatatataatcaaatctaatttaataattagctAAACTAATTTAGAATCCAGCAATTAacatattaaataaagaaaaacaattactaACCGGAGGAGCAGCACGGGAGATTGGCGCCGGCAACGGTGGTGGCAGTGGGCGGACGGCAGCGGACAGCAGTGGAGGGCAGCCAAAAAAACGCACAAAAAACGCCAAAAAAACGGAGGGAAACGAACCCACTGATGACCCAACGTGAAAATGGGAAGAGGAGTGGAGGGGAGCGGCGGCGGCGGTCAGAATTTGCAGAGAGGAGGGGTGCGGCGGCGGGAACGGTTTTgttataaaagaaagaaaatggaaaagaaaaggCTCTGCTGGAGAAGATATAGttctaatttagcgacggattttccgtcgctaaattagaaCTAAATGAAACGATTCGTTTCATCTgttgatttagcgacggactaaaGCATCCTTCGCaaatatttagcgacggatgacaatatccgtcgctaaatcaacAAATGAAACGATTCGTTTCTAAATCAGCCAACATTAGCAACGGAtgttaaaatccgtcgctaattttggctaaaaataTTTTCCCTCCAAAGCCCgccaaattggcgacggattaatGACAgataatccgtcgccaatttggAGGGATCCTTCCCGCCTTACCTCTAAGAACAATAACGACAAATTGAAATTATGtcgcaaaatccgtcgcaaaattactgttttagcgacggatttagagtccgtcactaaaatccgtcgctaaaacagtgttttctagtagtgaataTTACCTCAAATCCAAACACCTCATCCAAAATTTTCCGATGTAAAAGCACTAAACAATCCATCTCGAAGGTACTCTAACTTTAAGCTTCCCATGTCAAAAGTCTTTGAGGATCTTAAAAAGAGGAATCTCATTAAACCCTTAGACCTGAAACCTTTACCACCCAAAGTGTCACCAAGTTTCAATCCAAACTTGACATGTTTGTACCACCAACAAATCGGACATGACACAAACACCTGTTACAAGCTTCGAGACGCCTTACAGGATCTCATCGATTCTGGCAAGATTCCTAACCCCGATGACCCAAACAGACCTTCAACTAGACACAATCCTTTGCCCAACCACCAAAATAACAATAATGGAAATCATCAGGCTGTGCCGGGCATTTATATGCTCTCAACTGATGTCACGAACGAGAAGACCATCTTAAGCTCCATTAGAGTCACACCATATAAACCCCTTCCGATGTCCGTAATTGGTCGGGATGAAGCATATGAGGCTTTTAAAAGGAGGTGGTGCTCTCCAAACAAGGACCAACATGGAAAGAAGCCATCTTTTCAAATTATGAAAGATGATCAAAATCTAGTTGTTAACATGGTTAGAGGAACACCTGATTCTGGATATCTTATACCTTCTGATTTTTGGGAAACGTTAGAAAATGAGTGTAAAAATATATCACCATAATTTGAATGTTTGGAACAAATTGAAGATTTATGGACTGAAACTGTGAAACCAATCACTCGCAGTGGCCGCTTCTATAACGAAGAAAAAGGCAAAGAAAAAGAGCTTGCGGGAGATACAACAAAAGAGTCTGAGGAAGATTCAGTGTTGAGACAACTAAGCACACTAAAGCAAATGCTACTGTATGGGATTTGTTGGTCGCGTCTAAGACTCAAAGAGATGCAATGTTTGAAGCACTTGCAAGTATGAAGATAGATGTCAACTCTACTCTGCAAGACATGGTCCACTTAGTAAAAGAAAGCAAAGATGTAACCTTTTCTGATAAAGACCTTACATCTGAAGGTAGAAATCACACTCGAGCTTTGCACATTCAAGTGGAAACAAAAGGGAGAATCGTTCCTAGAGTCATGGTGGATGATAGTTCAGCATTAAATGTATGTCCGTTGAAAGTACTACCAAAGTTGGGAATGACCAAAGATGACTTACAGAAAACGGAGTTAATCATAAGGGGATATGATGAGTCTAGGAGACAAGTAGAAGGAACCTTCAAGACAGTCATTAAAGTAAGACCCATTGAATCTGTAGTGGAGTTTATGGTGGTGGATATACCAATCAGCTACGCATTATTGCTTGGGCGACCATGGTTTCATGCTCTGGGAGGGATTCCTTCCACCCTTTATCAGAAAattaaatttccatttaatGATGAAGTTATTACCATCTCGGCTGAGGAAGATACAGTATGCTCGAAAGTGGATTTAGGAGCAGAAATCCCTCCAATCACTGGTTTTAATTTGGTTGGTGGGATATATGAAGACTATATGGACCCACAAGTTGCCATGATGATGAAGAATATGAAATTCTTCCCTGGCCTTGGATTAGGCAAGAATCAGCAAGGCATTCCCACAATTCCTGATTTTTGAGGACAAAACACTAAGGATGAACTCGGTTATGACCAAAGAAATGCTCACAAAAGTGCGATGCAAACTGAGAAAGGCATATTCGTGAAAGAAGGAACTGGAAAAATTATGCAAACATGATACCGCGAAAGGAGTGTCCCGGATGGGAAATCTTCAACGATGCGGTCAAGGATGTTTGCACCAAGAAAAAGTGGAATATTAACAAGATGTTAATTGGTCTAGACCATGCTCTCGAGATCCAAGATGAAGTTGGGACCATCTCCATGGAGGACTGCATTATGAATAAGTTCAAGCCTCTTGATTTAGAGGATGATGTTTTTCTTTCTGATGTAATGGATGACAATGATGTATTCCTTTTCAAGTTTAATGCAATAAACGCAaactttgtttatttgtttgatgtTTTTCCTGATGGAAGCATTTGCGCATTAGATTATTTGCATAGCATATTTCATATCAATTCTATGGAAcacattttatttaatttgggtacaattgaaaatccTAGGGAAATACTCTTAGGTGGCAATTGCACTCCTGAATTTAGAGAGAGACATGagagaattttaaaagaaaaagaaatagctTTTGCATGGACTTATGAAGATATGCCAGGAATAGATCGAGATATTGCTCAACATTACATTCCAACACATGACCATGTTAAACCAGTCAAACAAAAGCTTAGGCGTATGAAACCAGAATGggcacaaaaagttaaaaatgaagtagaaaaacaaataaaagaaggTTTTCTTGAAGTGATCGATTATCCAGAGTGGCTAGCCAATATTGTTCCGGTACCTAAAAAGAATGGAAAAGTTAGGATGTGTGTGGATTATAGGGACCTCAATAAAGCCTCTCCAAAGGATGATTTTCCATTGCCTCACATTGATGTTCTGGTTGACTCAGCTGCAGAAATGTTGTGGTACGCTTGCTGTGATGGTTTTTCAGGTTACAATCAAATACTAACTGCCCAAATCCATAAAGCCAAGACATCATTCATTACTGAATGGGGAACATTTTGCTACAAAGTTATGCCGTTTGGATTAAAGAATGCAGGAGCCACTTACCAACGGGCTGTGACGACACTATTTCATGATATGATGCATAAAGAAGTGGAGATTTATGTCGATGATATGGTAGTAAAAGCAAAGTCTGAAGAGGAATACTTTGAAGCCCTTGAAAAGTTTTTAGATAGGGTTATCAAATACAACCTTAGACTAAATCCCAaaaagtgtatttttggtgtggGATCTTGTAAATTACTAGGATATGTGGTGAGCCAAAGAGGAATAAAGATTGATCCCGATAAAGAAAAAGCTATAAAAGAAATGCCGGCCCCAAAGACGGAAACTGAGGTTAGAGGATTTCTAGGAAAATTGCAATATATCAGCAGATTTATAGCCAAATTAACAACCGTGTGTGGTCCAATTTTCAAATTGCTAAGAAAGAATCAGCCAATGATATGGACAAAACAGTGTCAAGAAGCATTTGATAAGATCAAAGACTATTTGTCTAATCCTCCGATCCTAAAGCCTCCCAAATCACGAAAACCTTTAACATTGTATCTTTCTATAGAGGATCAAGCAATGGGAGCTATGCTAGCACAAGAAGACGTGGGATATGTGGAGCATGCCGTATACTATCTCAGTAAAAAATTAAGTGAAAATGAATAGAGATATACAATGATGGAGAAAATGTGTCTGGCAATTGTGTGGCTCACTAAAAAATTAAGACACTATTTTATGAATTACCAAATTGATGTGGTGTCAAAAATTGATCCCATGCGATATTTATACAGAACTCCATTCTGATAGGAAAGCTTGGGAGGTGGTTACTTCTACTGTCGGAATTTGATATACAATACATACCCAAGAAGGTAATTAAGGGGAGAGCTGTGGCTGACTTCCTAGCACAAAATCCAGTAGATGATAGTGAAGTAATTGACTTTTCCTTCCCAGATGAAGACATTAGACTAATAGATATTGGAAAGTGGAAAATGTACTTCGATGGTGCTGCAAATAAAAGTGGAGCTGGTATTGGCGTCATTTTGGTTTCCCCGGAAGGTGAATGGATGCCATTATCCAAAAGGCTAGATTTTTGGGCCACCAACAACATGTCTGAATACGAAGCTTGTATTTTTGGATTGGAATCATTGATATCAATAGGAATCAAACATGCAGAAATTTTTGGAGATTCCAGTCTAGTAATAAAACAAGTGAGAAAGGAGTgggaaataaaagaagaaaaattaaaaccctATCTCCAATATACTGAAGTTCTCAAGACACATTTTGATGTAGCTGAATTCAAATATATCCCTAGGGAAGAAAACCAGATAGCTGATGCTTTAGCTGGATTAGCTTCAGTATGGGACGATCTTGGAAGATTGTTTGTCAAGCCACTAGTAATGGTAAGGAGTAAGGTTCCATGCTTTCAAGGTGCACGAATATTAGACATCACGCAAGATGAAAAGCCTTGGTTTCATGATATTTTGAGGTTCATGCAAGATAAACATTATCCAGTAGATGCTACCACAAAGGATAGAAATTTGATTCAGAAATTGGCTCAACAATTTTTCTTATTACATGGAAAACTATATAAACGTCATCATGACTTACACCTGTTGTTCATAGATGAAGAAAAAGCCAAACAACTTATGGAGGAAGTTCATTCGGGTGTTTGTGGACCTCATATGAACGGTAAGGAATTATCTCGTAAAATCATGTGATAAGGATATTTTTGGTTGACGATGGAAGCCGATTGCATCCATTTCGTTCGAAGGTGCCATAACTGTCAAATTCATGGGGATCTAAGCCATATTCCGCCATCAGAATTGCATAGTCTTACTTCGCCATGGCCCTTCTCTGCTTGGGGAATCGATATTATTGGAAAAATTCACCCGACCGCATCAAATGGTCACGAATTCATCGTGGATGCCATAGATTACTTTACAAGATGGGTGGAAGCTGAATCCTACAAGATATTGGGGGCAAAACAAATGGCTGAATTCATTGAAACTCACTTAATATGTAGATATGGGATTCCACACTATATTGTGAGCGAAAATGGAGTACAATTCCAAGCAGAAGTGAAACAACTATTGCGTGAAAATGGGATCGAGCACCATAAGTCTTCACCGTATAGGCCTCAAGCTAATGGAACAGTGGAAGCGGcgaataaaaatgttaaaaagattCTCGCTAAAATGGTGGAGACATACAGAGATTGGTCAAAGAAATTACCATACGCCTTACACGGGTACAGAAGAACAGCAAGCACGTCAACTGGTGCAACCCCATACTCCTTAGTATATGGAATGGAGGTTGTCTTGCCTGTTGAGGTTGAATTACAATCACTTAGGGTGGTGTTGGAGGCTCAAGTCCCAGAATACGAAAAGGGTAGAGCAAGATATGAACAATTGGCTGCATTGGACGAGAAAAGAACGCGAGCAATGTTCAATAACC is part of the Mercurialis annua linkage group LG3, ddMerAnnu1.2, whole genome shotgun sequence genome and encodes:
- the LOC126672470 gene encoding uncharacterized protein LOC126672470 — its product is MIPRKECPGWEIFNDAVKDVCTKKKWNINKMLIGLDHALEIQDEVGTISMEDCIMNKFKPLDLEDDVFLSDVMDDNDVFLFKFNAINANFVYLFDVFPDGSICALDYLHSIFHINSMEHILFNLGTIENPREILLGGNCTPEFRERHERILKEKEIAFAWTYEDMPGIDRDIAQHYIPTHDHVKPVKQKLRRMKPEWAQKVKNEVEKQIKEGFLEVIDYPEWLANIVPVPKKNGKVRMCVDYRDLNKASPKDDFPLPHIDVLVDSAAEMLWYACCDGFSGYNQILTAQIHKAKTSFITEWGTFCYKVMPFGLKNAGATYQRAVTTLFHDMMHKEVEIYVDDMVVKAKSEEEYFEALEKFLDRVIKYNLRLNPKKCIFGVGSCKLLGYVVSQRGIKIDPDKEKAIKEMPAPKTETEVRGFLGKLQYISRFIAKLTTVCGPIFKLLRKNQPMIWTKQCQEAFDKIKDYLSNPPILKPPKSRKPLTLYLSIEDQAMGAMLAQEDVGYVEHANSILIGKLGRWLLLLSEFDIQYIPKKVIKGRAVADFLAQNPVDDSEVIDFSFPDEDIRLIDIGKWKMYFDGAANKSGAGIGVILVSPEGEWMPLSKRLDFWATNNMSEYEACIFGLESLISIGIKHAEIFGDSSLVIKQVRKEWEIKEEKLKPYLQYTEVLKTHFDVAEFKYIPREENQIADALAGLASVWDDLGRLFVKPLVMVRSKVPCFQGARILDITQDEKPWFHDILRFMQDKHYPVDATTKDRNLIQKLAQQFFLLHGKLYKRHHDLHLLFIDEEKAKQLMEEVHSGVCGPHMNGKELSRKIM